The following are from one region of the Salicibibacter kimchii genome:
- a CDS encoding metal-dependent hydrolase codes for MKLTFHGQSFIEIETPDANVLIDPFITGNGTCDINPEDVNPDAILLTHGHQDHLGDTVAIAKRSNALVVATHELAGYLGSKGLDTHPLNIGGGHQFTFGHVKLTPAWHSSSYAEEDGHIIYTGMPAGILFTADNKTIFHAGDTALFSDLKLIGDHNDISAAFLPIGDNFTMGPDDAKIATEWINPELVIPIHYNTFELIEQDGQKFVDELSPIKGRALQPGESVDI; via the coding sequence ATGAAACTAACGTTTCACGGCCAATCGTTTATCGAAATTGAAACACCCGATGCAAATGTTCTGATCGACCCTTTTATTACCGGAAACGGGACATGTGACATTAATCCGGAAGATGTAAACCCGGATGCGATTTTACTTACCCATGGACATCAGGACCACCTTGGGGACACGGTAGCTATCGCCAAGCGTTCAAATGCGCTTGTCGTAGCAACTCATGAACTTGCCGGATACCTTGGATCGAAAGGCCTGGACACGCATCCGCTAAATATTGGCGGTGGTCATCAATTTACGTTTGGACACGTCAAATTAACACCGGCTTGGCACAGTTCTTCTTATGCCGAGGAAGATGGACATATCATTTACACGGGCATGCCTGCCGGGATTTTATTTACTGCTGACAATAAGACGATTTTTCACGCCGGTGACACAGCTTTGTTCTCCGATTTGAAACTGATCGGGGATCACAATGACATCAGCGCCGCATTCTTGCCGATCGGCGACAACTTCACGATGGGGCCGGATGATGCGAAAATTGCCACCGAATGGATCAACCCGGAGCTCGTTATCCCGATTCATTACAACACGTTCGAGTTGATCGAACAAGACGGGCAAAAATTCGTGGATGAACTGTCGCCGATTAAAGGACGGGCCTTGCAGCCGGGAGAAAGTGTGGATATTTAA